Proteins encoded within one genomic window of Aquarana catesbeiana isolate 2022-GZ linkage group LG03, ASM4218655v1, whole genome shotgun sequence:
- the LOC141134257 gene encoding olfactory receptor 10AG1-like — translation MYFFITQLSFIDMMLSTVILPNLLYIILYDGCTMSLSGCISQFSFCATAGVSECLLLTLMSYDRYLAICKPLHYNSIVNRTFCLKSVIIIWLLSFKVMLLDSIVLCSQYYCGPNIIDHFFCDVQPIIDLSCSNPSWIHIQIIVLSFFFGLAPFSIIVISYTYIVLTILKIPSIAGRQKAFTTCSSHLIVVSIFFGSLAIVYFFPTRGKLGVLGKVLSLFYTVITPSLNPIIYTFRNKDFKNAFDKNKTNLIYIMAAK, via the coding sequence ATGTACTTCTTCATTACTCAGTTATCATTTATTGATATGATGCTAAGTACAGTAATCCTTCCTAACCTTCTTTATATCATACTGTACGATGGATGTACCATGTCTCTTTCTGGATGTATCAGCCAGTTTTCCTTCTGTGCAACTGCTGGGGTTTCTGAGTGTCTTCTGTTGACCTTGATGTCCTACGATCGCTACCTGGCCATCTGCAAGCCCTTGCATTACAATTCTATAGTAAACCGAACTTTTTGCCTAAAATCAGTGATAATCATTTGGTTGCTGAGCTTTAAAGTTATGTTACTTGATTCCATAGTCTTATGTAGTCAATACTACTGTGGACCAAACATCATCGATCACTTCTTCTGTGACGTACAACCCATAATTGACCTTTCTTGTTCCAATCCTTCATGGATTCATATTCAGATCATCGTATTAAGTTTCTTTTTTGGTCTAGCTCCTTTTTCCATCATAGTTATATCATATACCTATATAGTTTTAACCATCCTAAAGATTCCATCAATTGCAGGAAGACAAAAAGCCTTCACCACCTGCAGTTCTCACTTAATTGTAGTGTCTATATTTTTTGGTTCTTTAGCCATTGTGTATTTCTTTCCAACTAGAGGAAAATTAGGTGTGCTGGGCAAAGTCCTCTCTTTGTTTTACACTGTAATTACTCCATCCCTTAATCCTATCATATACACTTTCAGGAATAAGGATTTTAAGAATGCctttgataaaaataaaacaaatctaaTTTACATTATGGCAGCTAAATGA